The proteins below are encoded in one region of Neorhodopirellula lusitana:
- the truA gene encoding tRNA pseudouridine(38-40) synthase TruA gives MTTSITEQSVASRTRTFALTVSYDGTQYSGWQVQPGRKTIQGELERVVRPLMGQLDEGDQCDSDSANDTSERDRSGRILGSGRTDAGVHAIGQVARCVMPRWNADGKALLRAINSRLPDDIVVLEVREAKGRFHPIADALGKCYRYQIQVGGNRDPFRYRTWHRVTTHLDLDLLQKSAKKFIGCHDFAAFQAAGSQRNSTVRTITSSQWRPAIEPVDGSCSAGTQWVYQVEGNGFLYNMVRNLVGTMIEVARGRRSLDWIDEVIASKDRNQAGPTAPPHGLFLCRVDYRDDLFQS, from the coding sequence ATGACGACTAGCATCACCGAGCAGTCCGTGGCGTCAAGGACTCGGACGTTTGCGCTAACGGTCTCCTACGATGGGACCCAGTATTCCGGATGGCAGGTGCAACCCGGACGCAAGACGATTCAAGGCGAACTGGAACGTGTGGTGCGTCCATTGATGGGGCAGTTGGACGAGGGTGATCAGTGCGACAGCGATTCGGCCAACGACACCAGTGAGCGTGATCGGTCGGGCAGGATTTTAGGTAGCGGTCGTACCGACGCAGGCGTGCATGCGATCGGTCAGGTCGCGCGTTGTGTGATGCCCCGATGGAACGCTGATGGGAAGGCATTGTTACGCGCGATCAATTCACGATTGCCTGACGACATTGTTGTGTTGGAGGTTCGTGAGGCGAAGGGACGATTTCATCCGATCGCCGACGCGCTTGGTAAATGCTATCGGTACCAAATTCAGGTGGGCGGTAACCGCGATCCATTTCGCTATCGCACTTGGCATCGTGTGACCACGCACTTGGATCTGGACCTGCTTCAAAAGTCGGCCAAAAAGTTTATCGGCTGTCATGACTTCGCCGCTTTCCAAGCGGCTGGCTCGCAGCGGAATAGCACGGTGCGAACGATCACGTCGAGCCAGTGGCGACCAGCGATTGAGCCTGTGGATGGAAGCTGCTCTGCTGGTACGCAGTGGGTGTATCAGGTGGAAGGCAATGGCTTTCTATACAACATGGTTCGGAATCTGGTGGGCACGATGATCGAGGTCGCTCGGGGCCGACGGTCGCTGGATTGGATCGATGAAGTCATTGCATCCAAGGACAGGAACCAAGCCGGGCCAACCGCACCACCGCACGGTCTTTTTCTGTGTCGAGTGGACTACCGAGATGACCTGTTTCAGAGCTGA